A region of Streptomyces paludis DNA encodes the following proteins:
- a CDS encoding amidase, giving the protein MTDHTLLTDLTRLSAHQLLAGYARGDFSPVDAVRAVLDRIDTVQPLVNAFVRIDSGAALDAAEKSAARWRNKEPHGLLDGVPVSVKDLFLQSGGPTLRGSRTVRTAGAWAEDAPAVARLREHGAVLVGKTTTPEFGWKGVTDSPLNGVTRNPYDLSRTSGGSSGGSAAAVATGAAPLSIGTDGGGSVRIPASFCGIFGFKPTHGRVPLYPAGPFSTLAHAGPMARDAADAALLLDVISGPDWRDWSQPAPAAPLTSTLTDGVNGVKGVRIAYSPSFGGQVAVRPAVASAVRRAVERLAELGAYIEEADPDITDPVETFHTLWFGGAARLVQPYGEDRRALLDPGLREIAAAGERYSALDYLKAVDARMELGRRLGRFHASYDLLVTPTLPITAFEAGRESPPGARGVPGSRSSGQRRWTTWTPFTYPFNLTRQPAATVPCGVDGDGLPIGVQLVAARHGDALVMRAAHALYEAGAARIPEPALR; this is encoded by the coding sequence ATGACTGATCACACACTTCTCACCGACTTGACCCGACTCTCCGCACATCAGCTGCTGGCCGGCTACGCGCGCGGCGACTTCTCCCCCGTCGACGCGGTCCGGGCCGTGCTGGACCGGATCGACACGGTCCAGCCGCTGGTCAACGCGTTCGTACGGATCGACTCCGGGGCGGCGCTCGACGCGGCCGAGAAGTCGGCCGCCCGGTGGCGGAACAAGGAGCCGCACGGACTGCTGGACGGGGTGCCGGTGTCCGTGAAGGACCTCTTCCTCCAGAGCGGCGGCCCCACCCTGCGCGGTTCACGGACCGTACGGACGGCCGGCGCCTGGGCCGAGGACGCCCCGGCGGTGGCGCGGCTGCGCGAGCACGGCGCGGTGCTCGTCGGGAAGACGACGACGCCGGAGTTCGGCTGGAAGGGCGTCACGGACTCCCCGCTGAACGGCGTGACGCGCAATCCGTACGACCTCTCCCGCACCTCCGGCGGGTCCAGCGGGGGCAGCGCGGCGGCGGTGGCGACGGGCGCGGCTCCGCTGTCGATCGGGACGGACGGCGGCGGCTCGGTCCGTATCCCGGCGTCCTTCTGCGGGATCTTCGGTTTCAAACCCACGCACGGGCGCGTACCGCTGTATCCGGCCGGACCGTTCAGCACGCTCGCGCACGCCGGTCCGATGGCGCGGGACGCGGCGGACGCGGCGCTGTTGCTGGATGTGATCAGCGGCCCCGACTGGCGCGACTGGTCCCAGCCCGCCCCGGCCGCGCCGCTCACCTCCACGCTCACGGACGGCGTGAACGGCGTGAAGGGGGTGCGGATCGCCTACTCCCCCTCCTTCGGAGGGCAGGTGGCGGTCCGGCCGGCGGTGGCCTCGGCGGTACGGCGGGCGGTGGAGCGGCTCGCGGAGCTGGGCGCGTACATCGAGGAGGCCGATCCGGACATCACCGATCCCGTGGAGACCTTCCACACCCTGTGGTTCGGCGGCGCGGCCCGGCTGGTGCAGCCGTACGGCGAGGACCGGCGGGCGCTGCTCGACCCGGGGCTGCGGGAGATCGCCGCGGCGGGCGAGCGGTACAGCGCGCTGGACTATCTGAAGGCGGTGGACGCGCGGATGGAGCTGGGGCGGCGGCTGGGCAGGTTCCACGCGTCGTACGACCTGCTGGTCACCCCGACGCTGCCGATCACCGCGTTCGAGGCGGGCCGGGAGTCGCCGCCCGGCGCGCGCGGGGTGCCGGGCTCGCGCAGTTCGGGGCAGCGCCGGTGGACGACGTGGACACCGTTCACGTACCCGTTCAATCTGACGCGGCAGCCGGCCGCGACCGTGCCGTGCGGGGTGGACGGGGACGGGCTGCCGATCGGGGTGCAGCTGGTCGCGGCCCGGCACGGCGACGCGCTGGTGATGCGCGCCGCGCACGCGCTGTACGAGGCGGGGGCGGCCCGGATCCCGGAGCCCGCGCTCCGCTGA
- a CDS encoding IclR family transcriptional regulator, protein MVLKPEPTAPFHSVRYVLRVLETVSKYGGGVTDTQIARESGLPAGHLVPLLSMLRREGYVERVPDGAYVIGDSLALLGSGADRKQALAARVRDSLDELRDTVGAAVYVSRYIDGEIRVTEVSDGPLTPAVNEYVDFRATGHASAIGKCLLTQLDHHGRKDHLARHRIARFTSRTITSEQLLLSRLDSQPATMPVLDLQEYALGTVCAAVPLTAGATVGCLALSLPLDNMHRLRAAAETLNRSAAPMALALTI, encoded by the coding sequence GTGGTGCTGAAGCCGGAGCCGACCGCGCCCTTCCACTCGGTGCGGTACGTCCTGCGCGTACTGGAGACCGTTTCCAAGTACGGCGGCGGCGTCACGGACACCCAGATCGCCCGCGAGAGCGGACTGCCGGCCGGTCATCTCGTCCCCCTGCTGTCGATGCTGCGCCGCGAGGGATACGTGGAGCGGGTCCCGGACGGCGCGTATGTGATCGGCGACTCGCTCGCGCTGCTCGGCTCGGGCGCCGACCGGAAGCAGGCGCTGGCCGCCCGGGTGCGGGACAGCCTCGACGAGCTGCGCGACACCGTGGGCGCGGCGGTCTACGTCAGCCGCTACATCGACGGGGAGATCCGGGTCACGGAGGTCTCCGACGGCCCGCTCACCCCCGCGGTCAACGAGTACGTGGACTTCCGCGCGACCGGCCACGCCAGCGCGATCGGCAAGTGCCTGCTGACCCAGCTGGACCACCACGGCCGCAAGGACCATCTGGCCCGGCACCGGATCGCCCGGTTCACCTCGCGGACGATCACCAGCGAGCAGCTGCTGCTCTCCCGGCTGGACAGCCAGCCGGCGACCATGCCCGTACTGGACCTCCAGGAGTACGCGCTGGGCACGGTCTGCGCGGCGGTCCCGCTGACGGCGGGGGCCACGGTGGGCTGCCTCGCGCTCTCCCTCCCGCTGGACAACATGCACCGGCTGCGCGCGGCGGCGGAGACGCTGAACCGCAGCGCGGCCCCGATGGCGCTGGCCCTGACGATCTAG
- a CDS encoding phospholipase: MRRSLSLSLISAALALPAVLLTSTQAHAAPADKPQVLSSWTQTSAASYNAWAAARANPGAWSAYGFDWSTDYCSKSPDNPFGFPFKNSCARHDFGYRNYKAAGTFSANKARLDSAFYEDLKRVCAAYSGATKVSCTSTAWTYYKAVDIFGVSPANGTAA; encoded by the coding sequence ATGCGCAGAAGCCTGTCGCTCTCCCTCATATCCGCGGCACTCGCGCTCCCCGCCGTCCTGCTGACCAGCACTCAGGCCCATGCCGCCCCCGCCGACAAGCCGCAGGTGCTCAGCTCCTGGACGCAGACCAGCGCCGCCAGTTACAACGCCTGGGCGGCCGCTCGGGCCAACCCGGGCGCGTGGTCGGCGTACGGGTTCGACTGGTCCACCGACTACTGCTCGAAGTCCCCCGACAACCCCTTCGGCTTCCCCTTCAAGAACTCCTGCGCCCGCCATGACTTCGGCTACCGCAACTACAAGGCGGCCGGCACGTTCAGCGCCAACAAGGCCCGGCTCGACTCGGCCTTCTACGAGGACCTGAAGCGGGTGTGCGCCGCGTACTCGGGCGCGACGAAGGTCTCGTGCACCAGCACGGCGTGGACGTACTACAAGGCGGTCGACATCTTCGGGGTCTCCCCGGCGAACGGGACAGCGGCGTAA
- a CDS encoding SPFH domain-containing protein: MTTTSQSNDDVPDLRGVFVVRPESSPADAGYGVLVRDPAAEVAEPTHPVEPAEAPPEPVVEREREPERAYERESEREPEPETEAVVEAGPAVPSTVTVPASIPDVPAVIAAPAVSAASFGPANGDGRVNSGQLPRWNPLIVGEATQEIPVHLLFRDEADALEAAGGPARSTVIGRRRGTGEQPRVREWVRAPAPAPVRPPRAAPPCDPRLAERPGPALPGWAAVLTGTAALLGCAAAVWWAGALPAGVSGALRLPSRPYHGPGVGAGLWVLLAVGLTVALLAFGGLGRGRVGQAWVLTLFGDYRGSVRRTGLLWMSPLLLRRGVDVRLRHWRSEPMPAVDSNGTALRVVVLVIWRVGDTVRAALGVQDHEEYLREQVEAAMARVLSQLPADAFHDEAPTLRDAEAVGDALTRLLSAECLPVGIDVFSAQPTRIEYAPEIAAAMQRSRIAAIDAQHRDSVLTSVVDAVDDTVGRLTSRGLVELDDYERKALVKDLTVAFYTGRQGGGERL; the protein is encoded by the coding sequence ATGACGACGACCTCGCAATCGAACGACGACGTGCCCGACCTGCGGGGCGTGTTCGTCGTACGGCCCGAGTCGTCCCCGGCGGACGCCGGGTACGGAGTGCTGGTGCGGGATCCGGCGGCGGAGGTGGCGGAGCCGACGCACCCGGTGGAGCCGGCCGAGGCGCCGCCCGAGCCGGTCGTCGAACGCGAACGCGAGCCGGAACGCGCATATGAACGCGAATCCGAACGCGAGCCCGAACCGGAGACCGAGGCCGTGGTGGAGGCCGGGCCCGCTGTTCCTTCGACGGTCACCGTCCCCGCATCCATTCCCGACGTACCTGCGGTGATCGCCGCCCCCGCCGTATCCGCCGCGTCCTTCGGTCCGGCGAACGGCGACGGACGCGTCAACAGCGGTCAGCTGCCCCGCTGGAACCCGCTCATCGTGGGGGAGGCCACCCAGGAGATCCCCGTCCATCTTCTCTTCCGTGACGAGGCCGACGCCCTCGAAGCGGCCGGCGGCCCCGCCCGGTCCACCGTCATCGGACGGCGCCGGGGCACCGGCGAGCAGCCCCGGGTGCGGGAGTGGGTACGGGCGCCCGCGCCGGCCCCCGTCCGGCCGCCGCGCGCCGCGCCGCCCTGCGATCCCAGGCTGGCCGAGCGGCCGGGGCCGGCGCTCCCCGGCTGGGCCGCCGTCCTCACCGGGACCGCCGCGCTGCTCGGGTGCGCGGCAGCGGTGTGGTGGGCGGGGGCGCTGCCGGCGGGGGTGAGCGGCGCGCTCCGGCTGCCGTCGCGCCCGTACCACGGGCCGGGCGTCGGGGCCGGGCTCTGGGTGCTGCTCGCGGTCGGTCTGACCGTCGCGCTCCTCGCCTTCGGCGGACTGGGCCGCGGCCGGGTCGGCCAGGCGTGGGTGCTGACGCTCTTCGGCGACTACCGGGGGAGCGTGCGCCGTACGGGACTGCTCTGGATGAGCCCCCTGCTGCTGCGCCGGGGCGTGGACGTACGGCTGCGGCACTGGCGCAGCGAGCCGATGCCTGCGGTCGACTCGAACGGCACCGCGCTGCGCGTCGTCGTGCTGGTGATCTGGCGGGTCGGGGACACCGTACGCGCGGCCCTCGGCGTCCAGGACCACGAGGAGTATCTGCGGGAGCAGGTGGAGGCGGCGATGGCGCGGGTCCTCTCGCAGCTGCCCGCCGACGCGTTCCACGACGAGGCGCCGACCCTGCGCGACGCCGAGGCGGTGGGTGACGCGCTGACGCGGCTGCTGTCGGCGGAGTGCCTGCCGGTGGGGATCGACGTCTTCTCCGCGCAGCCGACCCGGATCGAGTACGCCCCGGAGATCGCCGCGGCCATGCAGCGCAGCCGGATCGCGGCGATCGACGCCCAGCACCGGGACAGCGTGCTGACCTCGGTGGTGGACGCGGTGGACGACACGGTCGGCAGGCTGACTTCGCGCGGGCTGGTCGAACTGGACGACTACGAGCGCAAGGCGCTGGTCAAGGACCTCACCGTCGCGTTCTACACGGGCCGTCAGGGGGGCGGCGAGCGGCTGTGA
- a CDS encoding peptidoglycan-binding protein, with translation MTVPVFEEYEPALDCACAGCAERRRDLARGLPVRAGGHPAAHGVRRALVLATAAGVAFGTPGAGAHAAQAAGLPAGTPTGTPAGLSQLDAVGLPDTADRIDTVGLPDIADRIDAVALPAAPDPDTPQGGSGPLHGRPLPGPGSSSPSGQLRKSTRADIINRAKRWVDAQVPYSMEKYWSDGYRQDCSGYVSMAWNLGSNEWTGSLAEYGVKIDREELQPGDMLLFHNPADPNKGSHVTIFGGWTDYTHASYVAYEQTKPYTRAQATPMAYWSNSSRYVPYRYKGVTDDTDGKGPDTGTGTGTGAGKPTSTGASATYPGASAFGPGAHNKYVTQLGQMLVERGGRRFYTQGPGPSWGEADRRATQAFQLAQGWRGAEADGLPGPETWRYLVKGLGKDIPPAGAGAAPAAGPGAGAGLAGGAGAGPGAQGGRGTQVSAGAKASAFPGAGHFRPGRSSAYVAELGRQLVRKGFGKHYVSGPGTRWTEADRRNVEAFQRAQGWRGAEADGYPGPQTWRRLFA, from the coding sequence ATGACCGTCCCGGTCTTCGAGGAGTACGAGCCCGCTCTCGACTGCGCCTGCGCGGGGTGCGCGGAGCGCCGTCGGGATCTGGCCAGAGGGCTGCCGGTGCGCGCGGGCGGTCACCCGGCCGCGCACGGCGTGCGCAGGGCGCTCGTCCTGGCGACCGCCGCCGGGGTCGCGTTCGGCACGCCGGGGGCCGGTGCCCACGCGGCGCAGGCGGCCGGCCTTCCGGCGGGGACGCCGACGGGGACACCGGCGGGCCTGTCCCAGCTCGACGCGGTGGGGCTGCCGGACACGGCCGACCGGATCGACACGGTGGGCCTGCCGGACATCGCCGACCGGATCGACGCGGTGGCGCTGCCCGCCGCTCCCGACCCGGACACCCCGCAGGGCGGCAGCGGCCCCCTCCACGGCCGCCCGCTGCCGGGCCCCGGCTCCAGCTCGCCTTCGGGGCAGCTCCGTAAGTCCACCCGCGCCGACATCATCAACCGGGCCAAGCGGTGGGTGGACGCGCAGGTGCCGTACAGCATGGAGAAGTACTGGTCGGACGGGTACCGCCAGGACTGCTCCGGCTATGTCTCGATGGCCTGGAACCTCGGGAGCAACGAATGGACGGGCAGCCTCGCGGAGTACGGGGTGAAAATCGACCGCGAGGAACTCCAGCCCGGCGACATGCTGCTCTTCCACAACCCCGCCGACCCCAACAAGGGCTCCCACGTCACGATCTTCGGCGGCTGGACCGACTACACGCACGCGTCGTACGTCGCCTACGAGCAGACCAAGCCGTACACCCGCGCGCAGGCCACGCCCATGGCGTACTGGAGCAACTCCAGCCGCTACGTGCCGTACCGCTACAAGGGGGTGACGGACGACACCGACGGCAAGGGCCCGGACACCGGTACGGGTACGGGGACCGGCGCCGGCAAGCCGACCAGCACCGGCGCGTCGGCCACGTATCCGGGGGCGTCGGCCTTCGGTCCCGGCGCGCACAACAAGTACGTCACACAGCTCGGCCAGATGCTGGTCGAGCGCGGCGGCCGGCGCTTCTACACCCAGGGCCCCGGGCCGAGCTGGGGCGAGGCGGACCGGCGGGCCACCCAGGCGTTCCAGCTCGCGCAGGGCTGGCGCGGCGCGGAGGCGGACGGGCTGCCGGGCCCGGAGACCTGGCGGTATCTGGTGAAGGGGCTGGGCAAGGACATCCCGCCGGCGGGCGCGGGCGCAGCACCTGCGGCCGGACCGGGAGCGGGAGCCGGACTCGCGGGCGGTGCCGGTGCTGGTCCCGGCGCGCAGGGCGGCAGGGGTACGCAGGTGAGCGCCGGGGCGAAGGCGTCGGCGTTTCCCGGCGCCGGGCACTTCCGGCCGGGCCGCTCCAGCGCGTACGTCGCCGAACTCGGCCGGCAGCTCGTGCGCAAGGGCTTCGGCAAGCACTACGTCTCGGGCCCGGGAACGCGATGGACCGAGGCGGACCGGCGCAATGTCGAGGCGTTCCAACGCGCGCAGGGCTGGCGCGGCGCGGAGGCCGACGGCTACCCCGGCCCGCAGACCTGGCGGCGACTCTTCGCATGA
- a CDS encoding glycosyltransferase family 2 protein — protein sequence MASTPDGDPQDNDVSRTTQLRLPPQLRRGGARARQKKAELPRYDYEHYSRLAGPLTRPDPSKPYRVQYRSLLSQEPHRVRAALLLGAAPLLSLGLFVWLMQPQHWTERDPNLQNDTLLVLDIVMLVSIGLIELFRTMNVLSNAHATLVARDPIPVIPEPDTRVAFLTSFVPGKEPLEMVTKTLEAAVKIRHRGLMHVWLLDEGDDPAVKEVCARLGVHHFSRKGIAKWNMAKGPHRAKTKHGNYNAWLDAHGDHYDYFASVDTDHIPMPNYLERMLGYFRDPDIGFVIGPQVYGNYDSFVTKAAESQQFLFHALIQRAGNRYGAPMFVGTSNAVRIKALKQIGGLYDSITEDMATGFEIHRHKNPATGRKWRSVYTPDVLAVGEGPSAWTDFFTQQLRWSRGTYDTILRQYWRGFTTLPPGKLFNYTMMIIFYPMSALNWILAALSCALFLGMGASGVQIDPTIWMMLYGNASALQIGLYIWNRRHNVSPHEPEGSGGLAGMAMSAMSAPLYARSLMDAVLNRKSKFVVTPKGDSSSPDTLSGTFRIHLFFIVIFGGSIVASFFNGHSHPAMVIWASLAMLITAAPIIVWRLGMREEKKKRRRARSPRHQGPPQGTPGGPPAGGPLPHTAPLPVTHDQTQAQTSAPTSAPTSAQISLGGRKK from the coding sequence ATGGCGTCGACGCCGGACGGCGACCCGCAGGACAACGACGTTTCACGGACCACTCAGCTCCGGCTTCCCCCGCAGCTCAGAAGGGGCGGAGCGAGAGCGCGGCAGAAGAAGGCCGAGCTGCCCCGGTACGACTACGAGCACTACAGCCGGCTCGCGGGACCGCTGACGCGCCCCGACCCGTCGAAGCCGTACCGCGTGCAGTACCGCTCGCTCCTCTCCCAGGAGCCGCACCGCGTACGGGCGGCGCTGCTGCTCGGCGCCGCGCCGCTGCTCTCGCTCGGGCTCTTCGTCTGGCTGATGCAGCCGCAGCACTGGACCGAGCGCGACCCCAACCTCCAGAACGACACCCTGCTCGTCCTGGACATCGTCATGCTCGTCTCGATCGGTCTGATCGAGCTGTTCCGGACGATGAACGTGCTGTCGAACGCGCACGCGACGCTGGTGGCCCGCGACCCGATCCCCGTCATCCCCGAGCCCGACACCCGGGTGGCCTTCCTCACCTCCTTCGTCCCGGGCAAGGAGCCCCTGGAGATGGTGACGAAGACGCTGGAGGCCGCGGTCAAGATCCGGCACCGCGGGCTGATGCACGTCTGGCTGCTGGACGAGGGCGACGACCCGGCCGTCAAGGAGGTCTGCGCCCGGCTCGGCGTCCACCACTTCTCCCGCAAGGGCATCGCGAAGTGGAACATGGCCAAGGGCCCGCACCGCGCCAAAACCAAGCACGGCAACTACAACGCCTGGCTCGACGCGCACGGTGACCACTACGACTACTTCGCCTCCGTGGACACCGACCACATCCCGATGCCCAACTATCTGGAGCGGATGCTCGGTTACTTCCGCGACCCGGACATCGGCTTCGTCATCGGCCCGCAGGTCTACGGCAACTACGACTCGTTCGTCACGAAGGCCGCCGAGTCGCAGCAGTTCCTCTTCCACGCGCTGATCCAGCGCGCGGGCAACCGCTACGGCGCGCCCATGTTCGTCGGTACGAGCAACGCCGTCCGGATCAAGGCGCTCAAGCAGATCGGCGGGCTGTACGACTCGATCACCGAGGACATGGCCACCGGTTTCGAGATCCACCGCCACAAGAACCCGGCCACCGGCCGCAAGTGGCGCTCCGTCTACACCCCGGACGTGCTGGCCGTCGGCGAGGGCCCCAGCGCCTGGACGGACTTCTTCACCCAGCAGCTGCGCTGGTCGCGCGGTACGTACGACACGATCCTCCGGCAGTACTGGCGCGGCTTCACCACGCTCCCGCCGGGCAAGCTCTTCAACTACACGATGATGATCATCTTCTACCCGATGTCCGCCCTCAACTGGATCCTGGCCGCGCTGAGCTGCGCGCTGTTCCTGGGCATGGGCGCCTCGGGTGTGCAGATCGACCCGACGATCTGGATGATGCTGTACGGGAACGCCTCCGCCCTCCAGATCGGCCTCTACATCTGGAACCGCCGCCACAACGTCTCGCCGCACGAGCCCGAGGGCTCCGGCGGGCTGGCGGGGATGGCGATGTCCGCAATGTCAGCGCCGCTCTACGCCCGGTCGCTGATGGACGCCGTACTGAACCGCAAGAGCAAGTTCGTGGTGACGCCGAAGGGCGACTCGTCCAGCCCGGACACGCTCTCCGGCACGTTCCGGATCCATCTCTTCTTCATCGTGATCTTCGGCGGGTCGATCGTCGCGTCGTTCTTCAACGGGCACTCCCACCCGGCGATGGTCATCTGGGCCTCGCTCGCGATGCTGATCACGGCGGCGCCGATCATCGTGTGGCGGCTCGGTATGCGCGAGGAGAAGAAGAAGCGGCGGCGGGCGCGGTCTCCGCGGCACCAGGGGCCGCCTCAGGGCACGCCCGGCGGGCCACCGGCGGGCGGACCCCTCCCGCACACCGCGCCCCTCCCGGTCACCCACGACCAGACACAAGCACAGACATCAGCACCGACGTCGGCACCGACGTCCGCACAGATTTCCCTTGGGGGACGTAAGAAATGA
- the glxA gene encoding radical copper oxidase GlxA: MSAIPVRQQNHRKNRARRIAIGAAVVVAVAGFNGPALYRFSSQQYHEYKINRADYKAENGHWDFLDVPARFRINSIHASLLHTGKVLLIAGSGNNQKNFDAGKFESVLWDPVKNTYKMIPTPKDMFCSGHTQLPDGNLLVAGGTKRYEKLQGDVTKAGGLMVVHNEDPDKPMTLPAGTVFTGKKNGKTFVSKDPVLVEKAEKIFDPDTGEFLRTEAGLGRIYVEARESGAKYETGAEDNYRVQGMKGSDARNVYGIAQKLALDKKDFQGIREAYEFDPVAEKYITVDPMNEARWYPTLTTLKDGKVLAMSGLDEIGQIVPGKDEIYDPETRGWEYTGIIRKFPTYPAVFLLDSGKLFYSGSNAGYGPADVGRDPGVWDLETNKFSKIPGLSDPDKMETSATVMLPPAQDQKFMVIGGGGVGESKKSSEKSRLVDLKDPEPRFKDGPSLDKGTRYPSASLLPDDTVLVTGGSEDYRGRGGSNVLQARTYDPATGTYTRLADPAVGRNYHSGSVLLPDGRVMIFGSDSLYADKANTKPGVFEQRIEIYTPPYLYRDSRPELTGGPKEIERGGTAVFKAADPASIKTAKLMRPSAVTHVTDVEQRSIALDLKKTKDGIEITVPKNTALVPAGWYMLFVTDEKGTPSEAVWVDIP, from the coding sequence ATGAGTGCGATTCCCGTCCGGCAACAGAACCATCGCAAGAACCGCGCGCGGCGCATCGCGATAGGCGCCGCCGTCGTGGTCGCGGTTGCCGGGTTCAACGGACCCGCCCTCTACCGGTTCAGCTCGCAGCAGTACCACGAGTACAAGATCAACCGGGCCGACTACAAGGCGGAGAACGGCCACTGGGACTTCCTCGACGTCCCGGCCCGGTTCCGGATCAACTCGATCCACGCCTCGCTGCTGCACACCGGCAAGGTGCTGCTGATAGCCGGCTCCGGGAACAACCAGAAGAACTTCGACGCGGGCAAGTTCGAGTCCGTGCTCTGGGACCCGGTGAAGAACACGTACAAGATGATCCCCACCCCCAAGGACATGTTCTGCTCCGGGCACACCCAGCTGCCCGACGGGAACCTGCTGGTGGCGGGCGGTACGAAGCGGTACGAGAAGCTCCAGGGCGATGTCACCAAAGCGGGCGGCCTGATGGTCGTCCACAACGAGGACCCGGACAAGCCGATGACCCTGCCCGCAGGCACGGTCTTCACCGGCAAGAAGAACGGCAAGACGTTCGTCTCCAAGGACCCGGTCCTCGTCGAGAAGGCCGAGAAGATCTTCGACCCGGACACGGGCGAGTTCCTCCGTACGGAGGCGGGTCTCGGCCGTATCTACGTCGAGGCGCGGGAGTCCGGCGCGAAGTACGAGACCGGCGCCGAGGACAACTACCGGGTCCAGGGCATGAAGGGCTCCGACGCCCGCAATGTGTACGGCATCGCCCAGAAGCTGGCGCTGGACAAGAAGGACTTCCAGGGCATCAGGGAGGCGTACGAGTTCGACCCGGTCGCGGAGAAGTACATCACCGTCGACCCGATGAACGAGGCGCGCTGGTACCCGACGCTCACCACGCTCAAGGACGGCAAGGTCCTGGCGATGTCCGGCCTGGACGAGATCGGCCAGATCGTGCCCGGCAAGGACGAGATCTACGATCCGGAGACGCGCGGCTGGGAGTACACCGGGATCATCCGGAAGTTCCCCACGTACCCGGCGGTCTTCCTGCTGGACAGCGGCAAGCTCTTCTACAGCGGCTCCAACGCGGGATACGGGCCGGCCGACGTCGGCCGCGATCCCGGCGTCTGGGACCTGGAGACCAACAAGTTCAGCAAGATCCCCGGGCTGAGCGACCCCGACAAGATGGAGACCTCCGCGACGGTCATGCTGCCGCCCGCGCAGGACCAGAAGTTCATGGTCATCGGCGGTGGCGGGGTCGGCGAGTCGAAGAAGTCCAGCGAGAAGTCCCGGCTGGTCGACCTGAAGGACCCCGAGCCCCGCTTCAAGGACGGCCCGAGCCTCGACAAGGGCACCCGCTACCCGAGCGCCTCCCTGCTGCCGGACGACACGGTGCTGGTCACCGGCGGCTCCGAGGACTACCGGGGGCGCGGCGGCTCCAACGTCCTCCAGGCCCGTACGTACGATCCGGCGACCGGCACGTACACCCGCCTCGCGGACCCGGCGGTGGGCCGCAACTACCACTCGGGCTCGGTGCTGCTGCCCGACGGCCGGGTCATGATCTTCGGCTCGGACTCGCTGTACGCGGACAAGGCCAACACCAAGCCGGGCGTCTTCGAGCAGCGCATCGAGATCTACACGCCGCCGTATCTCTACCGCGACTCCCGCCCCGAACTCACCGGTGGCCCCAAGGAGATCGAGCGCGGCGGCACGGCCGTCTTCAAGGCGGCGGACCCGGCCTCGATCAAGACGGCGAAGCTGATGCGCCCGAGCGCGGTCACCCATGTGACGGACGTGGAGCAGCGCTCGATCGCGCTGGACCTGAAGAAGACGAAGGACGGCATCGAGATCACGGTCCCGAAGAACACGGCCCTGGTCCCGGCCGGCTGGTACATGCTCTTCGTGACGGACGAGAAGGGGACGCCGTCGGAGGCGGTGTGGGTGGACATCCCGTAG
- a CDS encoding PIN domain-containing protein, with product MARRKLSHEGTLVLDCEGLSKLVSDDEPAVALVSEARRRGMEVVISALTIIEAAHRRTDKARLAWILSGVRIVHIGDEEAKAASELLISTGLHGHKYAIDATVAEMALRQQRPVVMLTSDSDDMTKLCGNQVRVVAV from the coding sequence GTGGCCCGCCGCAAGCTGAGCCACGAGGGCACGCTCGTCCTCGACTGCGAAGGACTGTCGAAACTCGTCTCCGACGACGAGCCCGCGGTCGCCCTGGTCTCCGAGGCGCGCAGACGTGGCATGGAGGTGGTGATCAGCGCATTGACCATCATCGAAGCCGCACACCGCCGTACGGACAAGGCGCGGCTCGCCTGGATCCTGTCAGGTGTGCGGATCGTCCACATCGGCGACGAGGAGGCGAAGGCGGCCTCGGAGCTGCTGATCAGCACCGGACTCCACGGTCACAAGTACGCCATCGACGCCACCGTCGCCGAGATGGCGCTGCGGCAACAGCGCCCGGTCGTCATGCTCACCTCGGATTCCGACGACATGACGAAGCTCTGCGGCAATCAGGTACGGGTCGTGGCTGTATAG